Part of the Vigna angularis cultivar LongXiaoDou No.4 chromosome 1, ASM1680809v1, whole genome shotgun sequence genome, ctaacTGAAAGAAAAACTcgtttaattttcttttcttcttgtttctctcttttattaagaaattcgatcaaatattcaattaagATTTTGTTTGATAAAACAACGGGATAAAGAAGCCCGTCGATAGTAAACTAATTattagatataaaataattattaaaatattttatttttctttctttttaagaaattcATCCTAATATACACTTAATTACCTAAACGATTGCCTAATAATACCATCTCATTAACAAACACATAATAAAGTAACTTCTAACTAATAAACTTCTAATGTAATTAAGTATTTAGTTAATAAACtagttattaaatataaaattataaaaaaaaacataactatataaattttattatatatttaaaactttgtttctaaacaaaacatattattatataattataatttttttttatttcgtaATTTAAGTTTTAGTTATATTAGGTTTCTCTCTTAAActttttatgatatataattataatataattaaatattaattactataatttataTTGGTAAATCCCTTTTAATaacttcataaaattaaaaaataatttaagaaacaccaaaaataatacaataattagtataaatattcaatatctataattgaaagttaaaaataagtaaaaataaataataataataataaaaaaaaattaaaatataaaagatattaataaaagaaaattgaataaaaatcaaattaaaaacaagttgaaacaactaaaaaattaaaagtttctAAATTAAGCTACTTCCCAAGCACATTTTTAGTTGTCAAGCTAGTTATAAACTAATCAAATTATTAGTTTAGTGATTTTACCAAATTCAATCTAAATCTTCCTAAGGTCACCATCATCAATTCATATTACCAACAAATTTGCCAGAATTTGCAAACATACATGCTATAAAGAGACAGAaacatttttctatatttaaagtAAAGAAAAGGGAAACATATTAAGAGTGTAGAGTTTGACAAGACCAAACAGTCCAGCATATGATACATTACAGATACACCCAATCTCCTCTCTAAGAATTTCCAAGAATATCGTATACCATTATCAACCAACAAAGAAGGTAGGAAACTTTTTTTCTCCAGTTGCCAAACTCCCACTTCTAAGTAGATTTTTGCTAAAACTTCAAAGAAATTGCTCTTTAAACATCACTTAAATACCTATCCGTAAACTTCCATTTCTTGTTAATTTGCACAGTTGAATCCATGGCAGACAGAAAGCCAGATAACCAGAACCAAAAGCAACAAAATTCCAAGAACAAccaatttaattttcatgttcTGATACCACATCTTCCGACGGACTTGAGTTCCCTTCTTTCTGAACTCCTGGGCCTGAAAATCGGACACCCTTCAGCCCTAGACAACATAAGATTACAAACCAAAGCAGGTGTTTGTTTCAAGTTAAGGTTTTGAGTTCCTGGAAATTTAGTTCAGGGGAATGTTACGGTTGGAAAATTATCCCAAGGCATGTCTAAAAATACgtttgtttagttttttatattcctaaactactttttaaattgtaaattaattgtaataaaaaaaaattggaagtCATAATAGAGGTTACAAAGTAACTTCCCCTTTTCCATGAGAATATACCCACTCCTTAGCAGGGGAATATAAACTGTTCCTGAGAATAAAACATGCccagaaatattttataacctTCCAACAAGCACAGGAATATACATTCTCACTTTCATTTCCCAGGAATGCAAAAAGATTCTGTGAAACAAACGCCTCCAAAGTGCAAACCTCATTCAACTTACTTGTGAGTGCAATGTCTCAGACTTGTCGGCAAGAATAGTTAGATTTTCTCCTCTATCAATGGCCTGAAAGTACGTATAGCAAAAACAAATTGACAATGTATGTCACTTTCTTGTTTAACATTTTGCAATCAATGCATCCAGTAAAGACAACAAAATATACTGATGTTAATACAACCAGGACAACATATAGGAAAAGGTCTATACGATACAGAATTTAACAGGTTATGATTTAGTCACTGAGCAAGTTGTCACCAACCACAGTGACAGAAAGGAAAAGGCCGGGGATAGAAGCATATTGCTTCTCCAAAGTTTTTTATTGTGCtctaaaatttcaattcttgAAATTTCCCAAAGAAATATAAGGAGGCACACATAAAcctagtgatttttttttccaaacgacctgaaaagttgtaataaaaCAAGCAAATGACTAATATAGCAATCTTCAAAACTACATTTTCCCCCTCTCGATCATCTATTTCAATGACGGTAATATACATAACAATGGATTGAAGGTTAGTAGAGCAGGATGAATAAGACAACTACACAAGGAAATGACTGAAATTATCCTAAAAAATCCCACGTCTCAATCTAAAACTTAAACATACCTTATCAATGTTCTCTAACATGATACTCTTAACTTCTGAAACTTGAGCCTTCACTTTTATTAGCTTTTCAATCTCTTCAGCATGGTCTATTATATACTTCATGTGCTCTTTCATTACTGGTCTGCAAATGTACATACGTATTATTTAccatttttatacaattttttttcttctattcaaGCATTGAATTATGAGTAAACATCATCATGAATTACTTGGAAAGAAATAAGCATACCCAAACTCCTTGTTGAGACTTTTGGCAACAGCTGTGTCAGCCTTTCCACCCCCATATCTTTTCCTAAAGTCCGCTTTGACACGTTCTAGGAAAGCAATAGAGATTTGTTTGCTCACAGATTCCTTGGCAACAACACAGTAAGCTGCAATTCACATTGATCCCAAAATGGAAAACATTAATAGTGTGCTCGTACTGGCTTCACGGTGAGAAAAATCAACTAATTTTTCATGGTGAAGATAAAGTAACAATAGTTGCTTCTAACTTTTCATGGTATCACCGTGATTATGTCAGAGATAATTGATTCAGGTGTCATCCAAACTGAACCAAACACACTATAAGAAGATAAAATCCACACAACTGCAACTCAATCTTTCTGTAACTCTGAGTTACAGCAAAGATGAGAATAAACAGAAAATTGCACAACGCAAAAGAAGAACGCACAAATTTATGTAAGTCGGCCTATACTCAAAGTCGATTGAGAGTTACTTAATTTTTTCAAAGAACAGATAAAGAGTCTCAAAATGAGTGATAAAGTGAACATCTTAATCTTTTATCCTCACTCACCACTTAGAATTTGGAAGCTAACTCATGAAGTGAGAGTTGCCTCTCATGTTCCATTATGTACACTATAATGGCCGTATCACTAGTCAACGTGTCCAGCACAATTCAATAAACCATTGATTTGGAAATAGACAGTTTCGTTCAGAAACCAAGAGAAGTGGAACATACATATGAAGGGGTCGCATGTTTGGTTAAACTAACAGGAGAGAAAGACACCGACATTCAGAGGTGACAACTGTTCCTTCATCCCTCATAGCCTTGTTTCTATTTGTCCCAGAATAAAGCTTGATTctaattctcataaaaaaaACCACCATGAATGGACCAGGAGAACCCAAATTCCATTTTTCACCATTCATttgtttgaaatgaaaaaataacaaaacttgCACACGAACCCCAAAAAGTAAGGATAGCCCACAAAAAAAAGAGATATATATGTGCCAGTTTGATGCGACAAAGTAGATCCAGCAGCTAAAGTGTGAATTAAAGTGGTAGAAGGTCCACGTTGAGAGGAAGATGCAGCAAAGAGAAAAAGCAAGAGATCGAAGGAGAGAAGCAGTACCGTAACCATCTTCGACGAGAAAATTGAAGGTGTGGTGGTCACAATTGTAGGTGAACTTGTTATTGGAAGAGGGTAGTTTCTGGAGACACTGAGCTGCAATTGCAGGGAAGTTCCCGGTGAACTCGGTGTACTCAGCTAACACCACCGTCCCCCGAGCCACGAAGCTGTATATAAACGATTCCTGACTCATTGCTCTCTCTGCAACTCGGAACTCAGaagcagagagagaaagagagaaagagacagGAAAGAGAAGTTGTTTACTTAGTTGTTGGTATTTGGAACTTGAAGGCCGCGTTTGGTTTCTACTTTTTCTTGGtctgaaagaaagaaataaattgtggaagaatACAACGGTTGATTGAAAAGCGTTTCTCATCCGAAAATATACCAATGCGCAactagttatttatttattaattaattaattaattgtagttattactattattattaaattgcGTGATATTAAGTTACGTCCATTTTCTCTTGTATTTTTGAGCTGGAATTGTTGACTGGCTTTGACTGAGTTTGAAAAGagattaattaatattcattATTAAAGTGTTTAATAAAAGATAAGTGCATTAAGTAAAATTAGTAGGGAAGTGGGGAAGGGTttgcttttttttaattacctTTTTCCCCGGTTTCCTCGATTTGATTGGATTTGTTCCTTACTTAAACTACACTGCCTCATAACGAAGGATTCAGATCTTCCCAtaaattgaacttttttttatttaaatataagaacaaaaaactatttaatattattattcaaaagTACTTTTATGCCTCAACTTGAATAGTGTTTCTGGTAAACATGAGTACAGATAgctataaaaatattattttatggaaTGAAGAGAAGTAAATAGActtaattaatgtaaatatttatttatttatattatatataggtCAAACAGTAACTTTAATGATAGAATCGAGGGTAgagatatattttattgttcaaTTGTGTAGTTAATGCAATGCTACTTGAGGCATTTAAAAATGGCCTTGTGTTAAGGATACCCTTGCTGTGTTACATTCAATAGAAAAGGTTGCAGCTGTGATAATTGGTTGATTCAATTTTCTAGTGGctttattgatgatttaaaTATTCCGGGGGAGGCACCGGTGAGAAAGAAATTGGAtaagttatgttattttctcgattccatttaaattttttatataacatatTGCGTATGGTATTTACTAGTGTCAAAATGGATAATTCAACATGATTATATTTAATGAGTTAATTCATCCCGACTTATTTATTAGtaagttgaaaaaattatttgaccTATCATATATTGGTGGATTAAACGGGTTAGTTCACCCAActcatttaattacaaatttcttttcaaattaaaaaaaaattacaaagtttTGGTATctgaaatctaaataaatttcattctaaaattatattaaactccaaagacaattcaaaatatggttaaatatgtttttagttctgAACTATGAAGCGATTTTGGGTTTCGTCCCTCTTCGAAaagtttgttcattttcatcctCTTAGTTTGGAAACTCgtatttttagtccttaaaaaccAATGTCATTAAATTTTCTGTAAGGTGGCAAACGGTGAGCCACGTGTGATGTCACCTTCCCTCattacttttaattgacgtgaCAGTAAAGGTGTGGTGGTCGGTCAGCCTGGTGGGTGGTCAGTCAATCGGTCTGGTGGTCGGTCGGCCTAGTGGGTGGTTTGTCACTCGGTCTAGTGGTCGGTTGGCCTAGTGGGTGGTCGCCCTGGTGGTCGACCACTCGGCTAGTTCCAGGAGACTGTACGGTATAGAAAGGATTCTTCAAAAGCTTAAATAATGAGTGGCCAACCGACCAACAGACCGAGTGGCCGACCGACCACCAGATCGTTACTACCACGTCACACAGTAATTAGGGAATGTGACATCATACGTGGCTCGTCGTTGCCAcctcataaaaaacttaacGCCGTTGGCTTTTTAAGGTCTAAAAATACGAGTTTCCAAACTAAGaggatgaaaatgaacaaacctttcAAAGAGGGACGAAATCCAAAATGACTTGATAAttcagggactaaaaacatatttaatccttcaaaataaataaaaaattatcatacaattcaaatataatccaaaaataaacacgaaaaacatacaaataaatttataatattgatcATTTTTGTGTCAATTATAAGTGGATAAATCTATAATGTGTTGCTCTCGtgaaaccttttttttctttatctcatttacaatgtaataaaaaaaagttttaattaataatattaaaatgtaaaataataaataattaaattaaattaggtaggTCGATGAGTCAATCATGTTCACTACGTGTTCAACCCGAATGGATAAACCCAACTTTAAATaaacagattaaaaattaactgtataaaaaaattacatttttctcAAACCTAACATGATTTGATTCGTGGTGAGCCAAATTTGTCCCTCAAACCCATTTTATCATCGATATAGTTTATAAgaaattatagtttaattttagcTTAGAATTTGATCATGGAAAGTTGCATTctgattttcatttttgtgaACAGTGACTAAATCGATGAATTCAGTTTTCGGGAATCTGAActgattttttacttttatttttaatttaaattttattaaaataaaaggagaaaaaaaaaactaaaaaagttatatatttttataatgagaaaatattgatttgtatgtttgaattttgttaaactatactttaaaaaaaatcatttattaaaaaataggtGATAAAAAGTATGCCTGTTTTTtagttgatatattttaataatataagttattttaatatttttacattttataattgttttttaattaaaatactgtaattataaagttaaatataaaatttatttattcgaTTCAAccaattacaaatatataaagaaaatgaagttaaaaaaaattaaaactataatgtaaataaattgaaaattatacaaaattacaaaaataacttaaaaaaatcaaatatatcaataaatatgttTTCGTTATAAAAACTTATAACTTCTTATTTTTCCTCtccttttgttttaataaaattaaaaaaaaaaaacttagttcaaataattcaatttttcgaaaataaaaaacacGAAAGTTAAAATTCGGTTATgtaataatgaattttaaactaaaatcaaaattatgttatttgtgtaaatatataataattaaattgaagaattacttttaataattgaGAATACACAAAATATATAATCGCCGTAATTATTATCTTTGGATTAAAAAGTAAGATGGTTTAGATGATTGAAAgaacttaaaaatttattaaaattttgtataggTTTAATACTTTTAGGAGTTTGTTTCAAAGTAatcttatcttttaaaaaagttcaagtAAGATttcatatttcgttaaaaaatgtttaatccGATCATTTTTGCTCACGTCGTTAAAATATGGGATATTActgaactttttttaaaaatatgggatattactaaactttttttaaaagataggaTTACTTTAAACTAAATCcctaaaaatatgtattaaaccTTTTGCATATTAtatgtatgaaaataaaatctccttcaattgatttttattagttcatgttgatatttatgattattattattgattgtggattTTGACCAATCACATTACCagagatgatgttaaaatattgtaagaaaatattgttaaaatatcgatatttataaagaaaagcGTTAATTGTTGTCATTAAAGCAGTGATAAAGgaacataaaacattaattgatattaaataaaatgagtaaGATTTGAGATTTAAAATTCTAGAAGTGGGGTTATTAACTGTAGTATTTAACTTACTTACATTAGGCTTTAGATTGATTTGACTTTTTGTAGTGTGTGTGCTTGTTTTTAGTGAAACAGATATTAGAAGAGTGATAGGAATGTGAAGGAAGAACAGGCGTGGTTTTGATTAGGATTTATTTTTGTGTCGCTTGAGAGATTGGAATCGACGAGACAGCGTTGGATGAATAGAAAGAAAGGAATGGGGATGTTGAAAGGCAGCGGATGGCCGTTGTTGATGTTAATGATGTTGTCGGTGGGGAAAATGGCGGCATCATCGGAAGAGGAAGAATGCGAGAATCGATGGATCCACATAAGGAAGCTACCTTCAAGATTCAACCTGGATCTGCTGGCAAACTGTTCCGAGTATCCAATGTTGGACGACCTGTGTCCCTACCTAGGAAACCACGGTCTGGGACAGAAAACCCATAACCGCTCCCGGAGTTGGTACCGAACCGACCCTTCCATGCTGGAACTCGTCTTCCACCGTCGGATGCTGGAGTACCCCTGCCTCACGCAAGATCCCCTGCGCGCAAAGGCTATCTATCTCCCCTACTACGCGGGCCTCGATGCCCTACGCTACCTCTACGGCTCAGAATCAAACTTCAGCGCCCTACACGGTCTCCACCTCTTCCATTTCCTCCATCAAGACAACCCCCAAATCTGGGCTCGTCACATGGCCCACGACCACTTCCTCGTCATGGCCCGCCCCGCCTGGGACTTCTCTCAACCCCTCACCAACGACCCTCCCTTCTGGGGCACCTCCTTCCTCGAGTTGCCCCAATTTTTTAACCTCACCGCCCTCACGCTCGAGGCCCGCGCGTGGCCCTGGCAGGAACACGCCGTTCCCTATCCCACCTCCTTCCACCCTCTCAACCTCGGACTCCTCGATTCCTGGATCACACGGGCCCGCCGCTCCAAGCGCTCCATCCTCGCGCTATTCGCCGGCGGTGGAGGCGGAGGCGGATCCTCGTCGCCCAACATCCGTCGGAGCATACGCAGCGAGTGTGAGAACGCCACCTCGGACCCCTCTTACGAGAAGTTGTGCGAGATCGTGGACTGCTCCAACGGGGTTTGCGAGCACGACCCTGTTCGGTTTATGCGGCCCATGCTGCAGGCGAGTTTCTGCTTGCAGCCTCCCGGGGACACCCCCACCCGCCGGTCCACGTTCGACTCGATACTGGCGGGGTGTATACCGGTTTTCTTTGAGGATCTTTCGGCCAAGTCGCAGTATGGGTGGCATCTGCCCGAGAACGAGTTTGAGGATTTCTCTGTGTTTATTCCGAAGGAGGAGGTTGTGTTCAAGGGGTTGAGGATTTTGAACGTCTTGCAACGGATACCTAGGTCTAAGGTTAGGAGCTTGCGGCAAAGGGTTTTGGCGTTGATACCAAATGTCTTGTACAGGAAGCATGATAGTTCTCCCGGTCTCAAAGCTAAGAAGGATGCATTTGATTTGGCCATTGATGGTACATTGGATAAGATTCGATCCAGGGTCCAGGAACTTCATTCTGTTATCTGAATCTAATCgtgattttctttttgtttctttccttATAGGCTCCTAGTTATTAGTTTAAGGTGTACCTTTTTGGCCAATAATCAATAGAAGAACTTCACACAAAAGATTAGTTTCTGGCACCTGTGCACCGAATTGTGACAGCGCATCTACAAATTATGTGTCACCAACATTTGGTTGTCTTTGGAAGTTTCTTATTCAACTTCAGACC contains:
- the LOC108326390 gene encoding vesicle-associated membrane protein 724 isoform X1 — protein: MSQESFIYSFVARGTVVLAEYTEFTGNFPAIAAQCLQKLPSSNNKFTYNCDHHTFNFLVEDGYAYCVVAKESVSKQISIAFLERVKADFRKRYGGGKADTAVAKSLNKEFGPVMKEHMKYIIDHAEEIEKLIKVKAQVSEVKSIMLENIDKAIDRGENLTILADKSETLHSQAQEFRKKGTQVRRKMWYQNMKIKLVVLGILLLLVLVIWLSVCHGFNCAN
- the LOC108326390 gene encoding vesicle-associated membrane protein 724 isoform X2; the protein is MSQESFIYSFVARGTVVLAEYTEFTGNFPAIAAQCLQKLPSSNNKFTYNCDHHTFNFLVEDGYAYCVVAKESVSKQISIAFLERVKADFRKRYGGGKADTAVAKSLNKEFGPVMKEHMKYIIDHAEEIEKLIKVKAQVSEVKSIMLENIDKAIDRGENLTILADKSETLHSQEQFIFPC
- the LOC108332882 gene encoding probable xyloglucan galactosyltransferase GT19, whose protein sequence is MNRKKGMGMLKGSGWPLLMLMMLSVGKMAASSEEEECENRWIHIRKLPSRFNLDLLANCSEYPMLDDLCPYLGNHGLGQKTHNRSRSWYRTDPSMLELVFHRRMLEYPCLTQDPLRAKAIYLPYYAGLDALRYLYGSESNFSALHGLHLFHFLHQDNPQIWARHMAHDHFLVMARPAWDFSQPLTNDPPFWGTSFLELPQFFNLTALTLEARAWPWQEHAVPYPTSFHPLNLGLLDSWITRARRSKRSILALFAGGGGGGGSSSPNIRRSIRSECENATSDPSYEKLCEIVDCSNGVCEHDPVRFMRPMLQASFCLQPPGDTPTRRSTFDSILAGCIPVFFEDLSAKSQYGWHLPENEFEDFSVFIPKEEVVFKGLRILNVLQRIPRSKVRSLRQRVLALIPNVLYRKHDSSPGLKAKKDAFDLAIDGTLDKIRSRVQELHSVI